ACGATTCTCTCCTGGTAGAAAGTGACTCACAACCTAGAGGGGTGCCAAACCTCTCATGATGTATGTCAGTTAGCAAGCGATCCAAGGCAAACGGCCTCATCACTTCCACACCTTTAGGCCACACACCAAGACCCTCACTTCTCCCCCTGCCTCCACCTTGCCTTACAGCTCCTGCTCATCCAGGAAAACAACCACCAAGCACTGGTTCCATAACACCCAGCACTAACGTGGTTCAGTTAAAGTGCAGTGTGAGGTGTGTGCTTGTGGGGGTGCCAGGGCACCTGGGGGGTATGAGGCATGGGGGTGTTAGACAAGGTGCTTGTGAGGGGAGTGCGAGGGGTATGTGGGGTGAGAGGGGTGTGTGGAGGCTGTGAGGGGTGGGTGAGAGGTGTGTGTGGGACTGTGAGGTTTACCAGCCCCGTAGTgctgcggggtggggggggtgtgcaGGCCCCCACGGGCTGCAGCGGGCCCCCGGCGGAGGCTCCCGCACTCCCCGGGCCAGGCCGGGCCGGCCCCCCGGAGCAGCGCACTTACTGGCTTGTGCGGCAGGGTGCTCGGCGCCGCGCTGGAAGGGGAAGCGGAAGAGCAGCTTGTTGCCGCGGCTGCCTGAGCTCACCAGGATAACGCTGATGGGGCTGGTGCTCTCGCCCATGCCGGCGCACCGCGGTACAGCACTACCcggccggcccggcccggcccgcagGAAGGCCGCCCGGCGCCGCTGGCTTCCGCTTCCGCTGCCACCAGCCCCCGGGAAAGGCGGCCGGGTGCCGGCGGGCGGAGCGGGGACGGAGGCGTGGGGCTTCCCGGCTGCGGGCTGAGCCCCGGCGTCTCACAGCCTCGATCAGTCCAGCGCCCCGCAGCCCCGTCCCCAGTACAGCCCAGTGCCCCCAGATCAGCCCAGCACCTCACACCccccctgcccagcactgccGTTTGTCAACCGACTGTCCCCCATTCAGACTAGTACTTCCATGGACACCGCTCCCTGTTCCACGCATTTCCAGtttattccagtgcttcacGTGGCTACAGGCAGATCAGCCCAGTGCCCCCAGCACGGCCCAGCAGCCCCAGTTCAGCATGATGCAGTGCTAGCCCTGTAGCTGGCACGCAGGGGCTGCCGGGGGGCTGCTCATTGCCGTTGGCCTCTATGGGTCATTTGTAGCCGTTCAGCCATTTCAGACTTTAACATATCCAAAGTTTTACCGAAGTCGTTGGCAAACAGCAGCATGAGCTTGTCCCTCCCTAGCAAGTCAGCCATTACCGGGTGCCCACAGGAGGCAGGATGCCGAAGTCAGAGTCTTGGCTCCCCATGCTCATGGAAAGGCTCACTTCATCTTGTTTCTCACTTCATCTTGTTTCTCACATTCATTGCATGTTCTCAGGGCACTTTACAGCACTAATACCTTGTGGTCCCTGTTAATTTACTCCTGGCTCTAGATGAGTAAAGGTAATGTTACTTCCCCTGGCAGCTGTCTTGGTACCTTTGTCTTACTTTGTGTCTAACCGAGATCAGAAATTATCAGCAATTACAAGAGAAGATGTCCTGGGTTTTGCATGCAAATTCTTCTGTACTTGCTTCCATTACTTAGACATTTGAACACTCTGAGATACCCCCACTCTGGATTTTGCTCTGCAGTTCCCCCCAGGGACACTGCACAGAGGTGGTGGCTGAAGAGGGAGATGAGCACACGCAGCACGGGTGTAATCTGCAGGGCCATTCTCTGCAAGGCCAGCGATAACCATTGAAGCAAGAGAAGATGTCACTGAGGGGAGAGAGTTGTCTAAGGGAGATTAAAGAGCGGTCGTATTATCACAGCGGAGCATTCCTCACGCACCAGCACTCGGCAGCTACGTTAAAAGTCCCCAGTGTGTCTGCTTTGAAGCATAATTTTACTTTCTTAATCAATTACAGACATAATTGTCTTTCCGGCTGTTGGAGGCCATAGTTTGGTTAAAAGAAAGTTGCAAGTTCTCTGAACACTGTCAGGAAATTAAAGAACAAAGCCAGGATTTAGATTCCACTTTTAAGATTTCCAAAACTTAATGTGCCCCCAATTTATCAGAATTACAGCAGATCTATGTGCCACCTTATCCACAGGATTTCCCCATGTGAGGGAGGCAGTGCCCATGGAGAATACTAACCCGTGTGGAAAGTTATCCCTGACCGCACAGTGGTGCCATTCAATTGGTTGCTGGATTTACAGTCAGGGCTGATGGAAACTATAATCCTAATTTTATAAGAGCAAACAGTCCTGTTGCTCATTTCTGccatttaaaatgagaaattctAGCAGCCCGCTTTTGGGACAGGATTAAAACACACCTATGTTAATACTAAAAATCATCTTTGGTGACGTTTGACAGCTTCATGACAAAGTTTTATCATCTGCCCAGGAGTGGACATTGTGCTATGGGTGTATGAATCATAactgagcagcagcaagaaaggaAGGCAGATCTGGTGAGGTTTCCCAGAGGACAGGGCTTCAGTGTCGATCCTGTGACAGAGGAACACCAGCACCCATGTTGTCCAGCTACTTGCATTGTTGAGGCCAGGTCTGCCGTGTCTTACTATCCTGAGGGCAGCTGGAGCACTGGGATGGAGGAGCTTGGCTGAGGTCCATGCAAGGATAGAGATGGTCACTCTCCATGTCACATCATGGGACATGGCTGAGGGTCACGCTTCTTCCACCAGGCACATTCCTAAGGAGTTCCTGCAATTGTTCCCAGTGCAGCCCTGATCCTGGGCAAGCAATGATCTCCTTCTAGCAAAACACTGTCATCTTCTGGCTGCTCTGTCTTTTGTGACAGTGCAGGAGTATCTCCCAGAATTCATAAAGACTTCAGTGATAATGAACCCTCCGGTCCAGTCATTGTGCCTGCATAGACCATAATCCTGCAGCCATGGAAGATCGATGTTCAGGTTAAACAGTGGGCAGCAAAGTAGGAAGGAGTCCTGATAGTCTCTGCCTTATCCCTGGGTATATATGGGCCACAGTCACTTCACTCATGTGTTGACTGAGTAACCTCTGATTAAAAACATTCTCACTGAGGAGAACTTGGAGCACAGCCATGCAGCAGGCAGTGTAAGAGGCAGCACTTTGGGGAAGAGACAGAAACATTGAATAAATGTGTAATTAACaacatctttattttcaaagtaatttttctatggGAAAACTGCAagttttttaaatgtgtgtaGCAAGGAATGGTGAATACAGCCTTGCCCAGTACCTCCATCCATTTAGGCTGTATACAATGAATGTTCCATTGTCCTGTGCTCTGACTGAAGGATTGCTGCCCATGCCATCAGAGGCACTTTTAATTGGAAACTGCACTACATCTGCATAGCCAGACAGTTACCTCTGGTTTTTCAGTGCACATGTATGGCATTTATCAAAGGGAGGATACACAAAGAGCACTCTGATAATTCTCTTTATGGTAAAGTGATTGTGCTCACTGGGTCTGGGGTGAGTCCCCTCTTGTATCCCCTCTTAAAGTGAGGCACAGAGAGAAGCAAATTACCCAGCCACCCAGCCAGTGGACAGAGGGCTGAGGAGGGTGCTGTGGCACTGAGCACAGTCTTAAATTAAACTGCAGGTAAGGTGGTTGGCCTCCACAGAGGTGATGATAATACAAGATCACTGAACCCAGCCAGACTTGCAGACTAAAAAGTATCGAGTGCTTTGCACCTGCTCTTTGGGAAAGTCCAAGATTTCTCCTGCTTCGTGTGACAGATGACATGCGGAGAGGCTTCAGTTCAGAGCCCAGTGGAAAGCACAAGGGGTCAGTCAGAGCCCTTCTCTAGGTGCCACTTGCCCTGGGACACTGGGGATACGAGAGGACACATAAACAGCAGCCACTGACTGACCACATCCATATTGGTTCTCTAGCACCACTGGTTCTTTCCCACCTGACCCCAGGATGCAGAACAGCCCCAGGAGCATGGGGTCTATTTGTAGACCCACGTATCGTTAGATCCCTGGAATCCTCTTAGGATTCCTCTTATCAGGACAACTATGTCTGGGGAATACCCTCTGTAGCAGTCAGTAGCATTGCTGTGAAACACAGACACATCTTGGAGAGGAATCTGCCTTATACATAGCAACCTTCTCTGCACAAGCATGCAAGGCTATTTAGGCAGAGAGCACTATCTGACCTCTCTGACTGTACCAGCCAGCTTTCCCTGCATGGCTGCCAGCACTCAGTGGTGATGGGTACAGCTGCTGTAGTTTATCAGGGTGGCAGAGAGATTTGCCTCTGCTTCATGTGCTGGCAGGATATTCATTCCCAGAGGTTCAAGCAGCGACCATCTCCAGTAGAGTATTTCTTTGACACTTTGCCCACTTATCTGTGATTACAGACCTGTGCTGgtcttttctttgcttgtttggtCCTTCACCCATCAAGAGCGCCTGTGCTCTGAAGCCACTTGCCACCTATTATGGGCCCAGGCTTTCCGGTGCATGTCCAGCATGCAGAACAGTGCATGCCAGCACTGGCTGGGGTGCTATTTTACAGTTCCAGGGATAATTAACAGGGATCACACAGCTAGAAATCAGAGGTGTGCAGTATGAGGCATAAGCTCTCTCCCTGTACCTATAGGGATCATAACTAGTGACGCTGTTATAAGCACTATTAATTGCAGAGTGAGTCCCTAATTCTTTGCAAGAGGCTGGCAAAGTCAAGTCCCGGCAGTGCTGAAGCAAATGGCAAAATCTCCACATATTCCCACAAAATCTGGCTTCACTCCCCCTCTAAACAATACTGCACATCTCCCAGTCTGTCCTTACCACTATTTAGGAACCATTTAATAGGAAATATTGTGCCACATGGCACCCACATATACTAGAAATGTATGATGTGGCACAGAAAACCTCAGGGTCTTGTGTTCACACCTGTGAAACAAGTGAGAAAATACAGGTATTTTCCAAGCTCCTTAGCGTGCTTGAAGTCCATATGCTCCTTAGCTTAAAGATGTGTCCTAATGCTTCATCAATGGAATCTTCCAGCATTATCTCTCTGTTCATGTATCAATATGTGTCCAGACAATTTCTACAGACCACACAGCCTTTATGTTAAGAAGCAAGAAGCTGATAACACCAGCAAGCAAGGAGGCCAGTGCACTGACCCTTGCCGAAACAGACATGGTTTCACGGGGAGATAAGAGTCTCCCACCTCCATGGGTGGACCTCTGGAGTGACCAATGAGTGTGGACAGGCGCCAACGTCCACTCTCCCCTTCCTCTTTATAACCAGGGCTGCCAGGGTGATGAGTCCAAACCCTCTCTGAGCGTCCATCGCAAGGAGACCGAGCCTGCATCCTCCTGCACGATGACGCTGACTCAAGCTGACAAGGCCGCCGTGGTCACCATCTGGGCAAAGGTGGCCACCCAAGCTGATGCCATTGGGGCAGAATCACTGGAGAGGTAAGTCCCCCCGAGACTGCTCCGAAGAGGGTGCCTCCTCTGGCTTTGCTATTAGAATGCACCTCGTGTAAAACTTGCATGAGTGAGAGCACACTGGGACTGGTGAGAGCTGGTGGATGATATCTGTGTTGTTTGGTATGTAATTATGTGGAATTATATCTGTGCTACAAAATGCTTCAAAATCTCACAGCAAACCAtatttttctaagcaattttataggtttatttctcattacagCAACTCAGAATAATTCATAGCCAGGAGCCCTGGCAAGGAATTCAAAGCCATTCATATTCAGCCCTGAAACAGGGTTATCACTGTTCATAAATGCACTTGAAGTGGTTTATTGTACAAGTGATGTGCTTTCTCTTGCAATTTCTGGGCATTTAGAGAATAACTATCCACTAAATTCACTGGGTACTCATGTTTCATTGTTCCAGTGATAAGTAACAAACTGTTAGGAAACAAGGCAACAGGACCCCTCGCATGAAGTATAGTGCAGTAATCCAAAACTCATACAAATTAAGGAAGGTGGCACTACAGGGATAACAGCCTGTAAGTTATTCAGAAATTATGTTATTCAAAGTTATTTAAGTGTTATTTACAGCTTAGTATAGAGCACTGTGATACTCCTTCCAGGATTCTGAGTACCATTCATACCAATTCTGGTTCATTCAGCTCATATTAGTTTGAAGGTCCTGCAGACTGGTTTACAATGTAATATAAGAAATGTAGTAACAATTTGTGGgccattatttatttaaaccaaacaaaaatacattcagttctaatttatttttgcatgtcATTCTTCTCTAGTACATACAGATTAGCCCACTGTCTAATCTGTATGTACTGCAGAAGAAGGTTAAGAACAGAAGGACCTTCCTGCTGCAAGCTTCAAGCTCCCAAAGCCCTATTACAACCGCTGAAGAGTGCACTTCTGTAGCTGGCAGGTTTACATTGCACTTGCTCTGAGGTTTTGCCATCTCTTGCATGCCATTTCCACTGCTCAATCTCATTCTCATGTTCTCCTCCAGGCTTTTCTTCAGCTACCCCCAGACAAAAACCTACTTCCCTCACTTTGATCTCAGCCAAGGCTCAGCTCAGCTTCGTGGTCATGGCTCCAAGGTCATGAGTGCCATTGGGGAGGCTGTGAAGAACATTGAGGACATTAGAGGTGCTTTGGCCAAGCTCAGTGAGCTGCATGCTTACATCCTCAGGGTGGACCCAGTGAACTTCAAGGTGAGTGAGCACACAGACTTTCAGGGAT
The Lathamus discolor isolate bLatDis1 chromosome 6, bLatDis1.hap1, whole genome shotgun sequence DNA segment above includes these coding regions:
- the LOC136016585 gene encoding hemoglobin subunit pi is translated as MTLTQADKAAVVTIWAKVATQADAIGAESLERLFFSYPQTKTYFPHFDLSQGSAQLRGHGSKVMSAIGEAVKNIEDIRGALAKLSELHAYILRVDPVNFKLLSHCILCSVAARYPSDFTPEVHAAWDKFLSSVSSVLTEKYR